One Moorella sp. E308F DNA segment encodes these proteins:
- a CDS encoding ferritin-like domain-containing protein, with translation MTIEQIIKLLNLDLSWEYAAMIQYIQHASMLTGPQYVAIIDEELQHAQEEHEHAVKLSDKIQYLGGIPTVQVQEIKTSLNNVEMLRQDLEAEYDALNRYLQRIEQLEALKLYDVAQVIREIAVVEQEHIIDLEKALGIQKVR, from the coding sequence ATGACCATCGAGCAAATAATCAAGCTTCTCAACCTGGACCTGTCCTGGGAATACGCCGCCATGATCCAGTATATCCAGCATGCCAGCATGCTTACCGGTCCCCAGTATGTTGCTATTATCGATGAAGAGCTCCAGCATGCCCAGGAAGAACACGAGCATGCCGTAAAGTTAAGCGACAAGATCCAGTACCTGGGCGGCATTCCTACCGTCCAGGTGCAGGAAATCAAGACCTCCCTCAATAACGTAGAAATGCTGCGCCAGGACCTGGAAGCCGAGTATGACGCCCTGAATCGTTACCTGCAGCGCATTGAACAACTGGAAGCCTTGAAATTGTACGATGTCGCCCAGGTCATCAGGGAGATTGCCGTAGTTGAGCAGGAACATATTATT